One Bdellovibrionota bacterium DNA window includes the following coding sequences:
- the rplS gene encoding 50S ribosomal protein L19 gives MLETLRRIAKSRSKAAKLPAVRSGDTVNVFVKVREGEKERVQVYTGTVIKVQNAGSNKTFTVRKISDGIGVERCFPFASPALEKVELVSRGQVRRSKLYYLRNLKGKKARINSDPVAMEAAPAAAVDATVPKATKEPKESKQAKK, from the coding sequence ATGTTAGAAACATTAAGACGCATCGCAAAATCAAGAAGTAAGGCAGCTAAATTACCGGCAGTTAGATCTGGTGACACAGTTAATGTTTTTGTAAAAGTACGTGAAGGTGAAAAAGAGAGAGTTCAGGTTTACACAGGAACTGTAATTAAAGTTCAAAACGCAGGTTCAAACAAAACATTCACGGTAAGAAAAATTTCTGACGGCATTGGAGTGGAAAGATGTTTTCCATTCGCTAGTCCGGCTTTAGAAAAAGTTGAATTGGTATCCCGCGGACAAGTAAGAAGATCAAAACTTTACTATCTAAGAAATCTTAAAGGTAAAAAAGCTAGAATCAATTCGGATCCAGTTGCAATGGAAGCCGCTCCAGCAGCAGCTGTTGATGCTACTGTGCCTAAAGCAACAAAAGAACCTAAAGAATCAAAACAAGCTAAGAAATAA
- a CDS encoding ABC transporter permease: MRPQDNIKRELNLTPFQALFKKEIMRFWKVVGQTVFTPLVNASLYLLIFGVSLGKSITLSSGISYLAFLIPGLVTMATLNNAFQNTSSSILGSKFHGDIIDLKVVPLTLNQIVSAFSLGAIVRGLTVGAITFMVSEVFYFATMGEFLSIAHPFQLLFYLTVGGVTFGLLGVIVGFWARNFEQVNAIGGFVLLPLIYLGGVFYSLENLHPFWQKISQMNPLLYFVNGVRYSILNHSDVPAEKAMMISLISVVVLYFLARRSIQKGSFQKW, encoded by the coding sequence ATGAGACCTCAAGATAATATCAAGCGAGAATTAAATTTAACGCCATTCCAAGCTCTCTTCAAAAAAGAAATCATGAGATTTTGGAAAGTCGTAGGGCAGACGGTGTTTACGCCCTTGGTGAACGCAAGTTTATATCTATTGATCTTCGGCGTGAGTTTAGGAAAAAGCATCACTCTTTCCAGTGGAATTTCTTATTTGGCTTTCTTGATTCCTGGATTGGTGACCATGGCGACTCTCAACAACGCTTTTCAAAATACATCGAGTTCTATTTTGGGCTCAAAATTTCACGGAGACATTATTGATCTCAAAGTCGTTCCTTTAACTTTGAATCAAATTGTCTCGGCTTTCAGTCTTGGAGCCATTGTTCGAGGTCTCACGGTGGGTGCGATTACATTCATGGTGAGTGAAGTATTTTACTTTGCTACGATGGGTGAATTTTTAAGCATCGCACATCCATTTCAGCTTTTATTTTACCTTACCGTCGGCGGTGTAACTTTCGGCCTTTTGGGTGTTATTGTGGGTTTTTGGGCAAGAAATTTTGAACAAGTCAACGCTATTGGTGGTTTTGTTCTTTTACCGCTCATTTATCTTGGAGGTGTGTTTTATTCACTCGAAAATCTCCATCCCTTCTGGCAAAAAATTTCACAGATGAACCCACTGCTTTATTTCGTGAACGGCGTACGCTATAGCATTCTCAATCACTCGGATGTCCCGGCTGAAAAGGCCATGATGATATCTTTGATCAGCGTTGTAGTCCTCTACTTCCTGGCTCGAAGAAGCATTCAAAAGGGATCTTTCCAGAAATGGTAA
- the rimM gene encoding ribosome maturation factor RimM (Essential for efficient processing of 16S rRNA), with protein sequence MDENKLANFVSVGKVRDSHGLKGELYVVTNLDKAPPWLEQFSEFTLEYKAPNEEGKHENQLKSFSVKRTRPHKTGFIVKSDEINDRNESDLYKGAVFYIKKSYIETKSGEEVYLKEVEGFKVYDKGTLVGIIVGFSSNTIQDLLIVKTQSREVEIPFVKAFVVKMDAANKKIEMDLPEGLLEITGTEENDEGDEEN encoded by the coding sequence ATGGATGAAAATAAATTAGCGAATTTTGTGAGTGTTGGAAAAGTAAGAGATTCCCATGGTCTCAAAGGCGAACTCTATGTTGTTACAAATTTAGATAAAGCGCCGCCATGGTTAGAACAATTCTCTGAATTCACTTTGGAGTATAAGGCACCAAATGAAGAAGGAAAACACGAGAATCAATTAAAGAGTTTTTCTGTAAAGAGAACTCGCCCACATAAAACTGGATTCATTGTAAAGTCAGACGAGATCAACGATAGAAACGAATCTGATCTTTACAAAGGCGCCGTGTTTTATATTAAAAAAAGTTACATTGAAACTAAATCGGGTGAAGAAGTTTACTTAAAAGAAGTAGAAGGCTTTAAGGTTTACGACAAAGGAACTTTGGTTGGAATAATCGTAGGATTTTCTTCAAATACAATCCAAGATCTTCTCATTGTAAAAACTCAAAGTAGGGAAGTTGAAATTCCTTTTGTGAAGGCCTTTGTTGTAAAAATGGATGCCGCAAATAAAAAAATTGAAATGGATTTGCCAGAAGGGCTTCTTGAAATCACCGGCACTGAGGAAAATGATGAAGGCGATGAAGAGAATTGA
- the ffh gene encoding signal recognition particle protein codes for MFDQLSDKLLASLKKVRGQGSITEANIEESLREIKLNLLEADVHFKVVKNFIERVKAKAIGTEVGKNITAGQQFVKIVHDELVELLGGTSTQINIKASPAIIFLVGLQGTGKTTTSAKLALYIRKQFQKRPGLVPADIYRPAAIDQLKTLAKNNNLPVFDTQVGQKPQDIVKNAKKWAEENQVDVIIVDTAGRLQIDENLMGELGDLKSIMNPHEVLLVVDAMLGQQSVSVAEGFHQKLGLTGLVLTKIDGDARGGAALSIKEMTGVPIKFLGTGEKTDALEVFHPDRLAGRILDMGDVVSLVERAAEVIDQEKALKAAKRMARNEFTVEDFLDQLQQIKKLGSFEGIMKMIPGMGQAMKKMKDMVPPDKEIKKIEAIIHSMTVVERQNHKILNGSRRLRIAKGSGTQVSDVNKFIKQFEQSQKMMSTMMKFGGKGGFPGMGSGFKFPF; via the coding sequence ATGTTTGATCAACTCTCGGATAAATTATTAGCATCGCTTAAAAAAGTACGTGGCCAAGGTTCCATCACTGAGGCCAATATCGAAGAATCTCTACGCGAGATCAAACTCAATCTCTTGGAAGCTGATGTTCATTTTAAAGTCGTAAAAAACTTTATTGAAAGAGTAAAAGCAAAAGCCATTGGGACCGAGGTTGGAAAAAACATCACCGCGGGTCAACAGTTTGTAAAGATCGTGCACGACGAATTAGTGGAACTCCTTGGTGGAACATCCACTCAGATCAACATCAAAGCTTCGCCTGCAATTATTTTCTTAGTGGGTCTTCAAGGTACGGGAAAGACCACAACGTCTGCAAAACTTGCTCTCTACATTCGAAAACAATTTCAGAAGCGTCCAGGGTTAGTGCCTGCGGACATCTATCGTCCTGCCGCTATCGATCAATTAAAGACGTTGGCGAAGAATAACAACCTTCCAGTATTTGATACTCAGGTGGGTCAAAAACCTCAAGACATTGTAAAGAACGCAAAAAAATGGGCAGAAGAAAATCAAGTCGATGTGATCATCGTAGATACGGCTGGCCGACTTCAAATTGATGAAAATTTGATGGGCGAACTTGGCGATTTAAAATCCATCATGAACCCTCACGAAGTTTTACTCGTAGTCGATGCAATGTTGGGCCAGCAATCGGTAAGTGTAGCAGAAGGCTTCCATCAGAAGTTAGGTCTTACCGGATTAGTACTCACTAAAATTGACGGGGATGCTCGTGGTGGTGCTGCGCTTTCTATTAAAGAGATGACCGGCGTTCCAATTAAATTTTTAGGTACAGGCGAAAAGACTGATGCTCTAGAAGTGTTCCATCCAGATCGCTTAGCAGGTCGAATTCTAGATATGGGCGACGTAGTTTCGCTAGTTGAGAGAGCGGCTGAGGTCATCGACCAGGAAAAAGCGTTAAAAGCTGCTAAAAGAATGGCGAGAAATGAATTCACTGTGGAGGATTTCTTAGATCAACTCCAGCAGATTAAAAAGCTCGGAAGTTTCGAAGGCATCATGAAAATGATTCCAGGAATGGGTCAAGCCATGAAAAAAATGAAGGACATGGTTCCTCCCGACAAAGAAATCAAAAAGATTGAAGCAATTATACATTCCATGACCGTTGTAGAGAGACAGAATCATAAAATTCTTAATGGTTCTAGGCGCTTAAGAATTGCAAAAGGAAGCGGAACTCAAGTGAGTGACGTGAATAAATTCATTAAACAATTCGAGCAAAGTCAAAAAATGATGTCTACTATGATGAAATTTGGCGGAAAAGGTGGCTTTCCTGGTATGGGCAGCGGCTTTAAATTTCCATTCTAA
- a CDS encoding YraN family protein — MILRNTKDIQLKSINRRLLSLALPQNTVKLLEAFENTSNTKHLHGFLAELQVIRCYLKKGYTLKSHRQKYFKTEIDIVMESSTKIILIEVKLTTHLDFIFYRMSPTQKKRLKNVFLRFIQITSKDVEFHYVITDFKQFHTFEDFLG; from the coding sequence ATGATTTTGCGAAACACAAAGGATATTCAACTCAAATCCATAAACAGAAGATTGCTGAGTTTGGCGCTTCCCCAGAACACCGTAAAACTTTTAGAGGCGTTCGAGAATACGTCTAATACCAAACATCTGCATGGTTTTTTAGCAGAGCTTCAAGTTATACGATGCTACCTCAAAAAAGGTTATACCCTTAAAAGTCATCGTCAAAAATATTTTAAAACAGAAATTGATATCGTCATGGAGTCATCCACGAAAATCATTCTTATTGAAGTGAAGTTAACGACCCATTTGGATTTTATCTTTTATCGAATGTCGCCTACTCAAAAGAAAAGACTCAAGAATGTTTTTTTAAGATTTATTCAAATCACTTCTAAAGATGTCGAGTTTCATTATGTCATTACTGACTTTAAGCAATTTCATACTTTCGAGGACTTTCTCGGTTGA
- the lptD gene encoding LPS assembly protein LptD, with protein sequence MALYKKYFISTLVLFVFVGTTFFSTIARTQNTADGITFDAEDATITGYDQKNQVIKLKKKAQIIYQGQYIGCDEASIDTKRGYIQCKGNVRMVGPEAKLEAQEIELNYKDNTGIIKKGFVQVGQVLFEGDEIKKLSADKYQTLRGKYTACTTCPPFWSFSGSKVDAEIGGYAYIQNAIIYFGRVPALWFPYLIVPLKSERQTGLLFPSYQYSDSSGFTVSESFFWAMSDNTDSTWTAKYYTNRGTKGILNYRYVSSTESKGEFDFGFLKDRLFSKSTEIAPYNPLGEDINRWFLKYEHHYQLPYGFIHRMDINTVSDTYYPRDFSKEIAGRGEPSLENRISLTKNTDYSHWSIDTSYYRSLLNTNPLESNYTSVHRFPEINYSIMPTRILDSDFLFNINLNYTNFTRDNISYDNLSGGSDPVALPPDGTFDPANDLIRTGQRLDIEPTVTYPIRFGEAFNLTPSVSYRETRYQFSLGDDPSTYRRYARTNLSMNTHFSRIFGEENPSGSRYKHVIQPEITYTTIPWDEQPEHPFFKGDSFDSNFKKDQPVSDGDSIQFDYRDRIYEKNLVTYSLSNKIWRKRYEQGTPEYRQLIRHKLYQSYDIHEEKRETGTEKKQPWSEIGSLLDMRFDWFETNSLIKYYPYQKSTTQATRVKVFDKDENYLQVTYSQDFLISDGTIVNPTSKTRDITTGVGFYVKYLKFHGETTYNILKDAFQAYRFTVQFRPPGDCWAIIFSQEKKVDVQKEFDLNVSFLFDGKSETGLNQN encoded by the coding sequence ATGGCTTTGTACAAAAAATATTTTATCTCCACGCTCGTCTTGTTTGTTTTTGTAGGAACAACTTTTTTCAGTACAATTGCGCGCACTCAAAATACAGCGGACGGAATCACTTTCGATGCCGAAGATGCGACCATCACGGGTTACGATCAAAAAAATCAAGTTATTAAACTTAAGAAAAAAGCACAGATCATTTATCAAGGTCAGTATATTGGTTGCGATGAAGCCTCTATCGATACAAAAAGAGGCTACATCCAATGCAAAGGCAATGTTCGTATGGTGGGACCTGAGGCCAAGCTCGAAGCTCAAGAGATTGAACTGAACTACAAAGATAACACTGGCATCATTAAAAAAGGATTCGTACAAGTCGGACAAGTTTTGTTCGAAGGCGATGAAATTAAAAAATTATCAGCTGACAAATATCAAACGCTTCGTGGAAAGTACACCGCGTGTACAACGTGTCCTCCTTTTTGGAGTTTCAGCGGATCGAAAGTGGATGCCGAAATTGGTGGTTATGCCTATATCCAAAACGCTATAATTTATTTTGGTCGCGTTCCTGCATTATGGTTTCCGTATTTGATAGTGCCACTGAAGAGCGAAAGACAAACAGGCTTACTCTTCCCAAGTTATCAGTACAGTGACTCGAGTGGTTTCACCGTATCAGAAAGCTTCTTTTGGGCGATGTCCGATAACACAGATTCCACGTGGACGGCCAAGTATTACACCAACAGAGGCACCAAAGGGATTTTAAATTATCGTTATGTTTCGTCAACAGAGAGTAAGGGTGAATTTGACTTTGGTTTCCTGAAAGATAGACTTTTTTCTAAAAGTACGGAAATTGCACCTTACAATCCATTGGGAGAAGATATCAATCGTTGGTTCCTAAAGTACGAACATCATTATCAGCTGCCCTATGGATTTATTCATAGAATGGACATCAATACCGTGAGTGACACTTATTACCCAAGAGACTTTTCTAAAGAAATCGCAGGCCGTGGTGAACCTAGCTTAGAAAATAGAATTTCCCTGACAAAAAATACGGATTATTCTCACTGGAGTATTGATACTTCTTACTATAGGAGCTTACTCAACACCAACCCACTCGAGAGTAACTATACATCTGTGCACAGATTCCCTGAAATTAATTATTCAATTATGCCTACTCGTATTTTGGATTCTGATTTCTTATTCAATATCAATTTGAATTATACAAATTTTACGAGAGACAACATCAGTTATGATAATCTGAGTGGCGGATCGGATCCAGTTGCACTCCCACCGGATGGAACTTTTGATCCTGCAAATGATCTTATTCGCACTGGACAAAGGCTAGATATTGAGCCTACGGTTACATATCCGATTCGATTTGGCGAAGCTTTCAACTTAACACCTTCGGTTTCTTATAGAGAAACAAGATACCAATTCTCGTTGGGCGATGATCCTTCTACTTATAGAAGATACGCTAGAACTAATCTTTCAATGAACACTCACTTCAGTAGAATCTTTGGAGAAGAAAATCCCAGTGGAAGTCGTTACAAACACGTGATTCAACCTGAGATCACATACACAACAATTCCTTGGGACGAACAACCTGAGCACCCTTTTTTCAAAGGTGACTCGTTTGATTCGAATTTTAAAAAAGATCAACCTGTGAGCGATGGCGACAGTATCCAATTTGATTATCGAGATAGAATTTATGAAAAAAATCTTGTAACCTATTCTCTATCAAATAAAATTTGGAGAAAAAGATACGAACAAGGAACTCCTGAATACCGCCAGCTCATTCGCCACAAGCTTTATCAGAGTTATGATATTCATGAAGAAAAAAGAGAAACTGGAACAGAAAAAAAACAACCGTGGTCAGAGATTGGGAGCTTACTCGACATGAGATTTGATTGGTTTGAAACCAACTCTTTAATTAAATATTATCCTTATCAAAAAAGTACGACCCAAGCGACTCGTGTGAAGGTCTTTGACAAAGATGAGAATTATCTCCAAGTCACTTACTCGCAAGACTTTTTGATTTCCGATGGGACAATCGTCAACCCGACTTCAAAAACTCGCGATATCACGACCGGAGTGGGCTTTTATGTAAAGTACTTAAAGTTTCACGGAGAAACAACTTACAATATTCTTAAAGATGCTTTCCAAGCTTATCGCTTTACGGTGCAGTTCCGTCCACCCGGAGATTGTTGGGCGATTATTTTCTCTCAAGAAAAGAAAGTCGATGTACAAAAGGAATTTGATCTTAACGTGAGTTTCTTGTTCGATGGTAAAAGTGAAACAGGATTAAACCAGAATTAA
- the rpsP gene encoding 30S ribosomal protein S16 has product MVVIRLSRIGSVNKPKYRVTVADSRRPTCGKFIEVVGTYNPNPRGKEKEVELNLEKVNSWISKGAQPTARVKNIMKLAASAK; this is encoded by the coding sequence ATGGTAGTTATTCGTTTAAGCCGCATCGGATCTGTTAATAAACCTAAATATAGAGTTACAGTTGCTGACTCAAGAAGACCGACATGTGGAAAATTCATTGAAGTAGTTGGAACATACAATCCAAACCCACGTGGAAAAGAAAAAGAAGTTGAGTTGAACTTAGAAAAAGTAAACAGCTGGATTTCAAAAGGTGCTCAACCTACTGCAAGAGTAAAAAACATTATGAAACTTGCAGCGAGCGCGAAATAA
- a CDS encoding KH domain-containing protein — MDYTSLKDLVEFMAKSLVDKPDEVSVNEMIGEQTTVVELKVAKEDLGKVIGKQGRTARSMRTILNAASTKLSKRSVLEIVE, encoded by the coding sequence ATGGATTACACAAGCTTGAAAGATTTAGTTGAATTCATGGCTAAATCTCTAGTGGATAAGCCAGATGAAGTTTCTGTGAACGAGATGATTGGGGAGCAAACTACAGTTGTAGAACTGAAAGTAGCAAAAGAAGATCTCGGGAAAGTCATTGGTAAGCAAGGACGTACGGCTCGTTCTATGAGAACAATTTTGAACGCTGCAAGCACTAAGCTTTCAAAAAGAAGTGTTCTAGAGATCGTAGAATAA
- a CDS encoding ribonuclease HII, which translates to MFPPFEWKTLSPSPVIGVDEVGRGCLAGRVYAAAVILQSDEGIEEYTDSKLLTKIRREKLAKHILEHHKVGIGFATVEEIDNINILKAALLAMKRAVELLGVSNGHLVVDGTFKVPGLIHLTQTTLIKGDLRCAPVAAASIVAKVTRDRYMAELSNQYPQYDFAKHKGYSTQIHKQKIAEFGASPEHRKTFRGVREYV; encoded by the coding sequence ATGTTTCCTCCTTTTGAATGGAAAACATTAAGCCCAAGCCCTGTCATCGGAGTCGATGAGGTGGGGCGTGGTTGCCTTGCGGGTAGAGTTTATGCTGCAGCAGTTATTCTTCAAAGTGATGAAGGAATCGAAGAATATACGGATTCCAAACTTTTGACGAAAATCCGTCGTGAGAAATTAGCCAAACACATTTTAGAGCATCATAAGGTCGGCATCGGTTTTGCTACTGTAGAGGAGATTGATAATATCAATATTCTGAAGGCAGCGTTACTTGCGATGAAAAGAGCGGTGGAACTTCTTGGAGTTTCAAATGGTCATCTTGTGGTGGATGGAACATTTAAAGTTCCGGGACTCATTCATCTCACTCAAACCACTTTGATCAAAGGGGATTTGAGGTGTGCGCCAGTTGCAGCTGCTTCGATTGTTGCAAAGGTGACTCGTGATAGATACATGGCGGAACTCTCAAATCAATATCCTCAATATGATTTTGCGAAACACAAAGGATATTCAACTCAAATCCATAAACAGAAGATTGCTGAGTTTGGCGCTTCCCCAGAACACCGTAAAACTTTTAGAGGCGTTCGAGAATACGTCTAA
- a CDS encoding adenylate/guanylate cyclase domain-containing protein, with product MKFLNWIKNIFTPSAFKLGIIATAIIFYVSYKYYTTPQHESENNSILNILNISHQKSVDIRMTNRGETPVSDQIAILAIDEDSIERFGRWPWSRDVMAKIVDELKKNEVKSVGFDIIFSEKETGNNNDTTLASSIESFADKIVLGIYFDQNYEFAPYQMGCAQAIDESSPEYPSLESQENPVVPIDQISQELPSSIQEFLKTAMTKISADIEKDSTGLYPQEIRKKILETKEKLCLNFLVNAQSIDWIEKNWPTFQIQNEELKDINAKTWIENYKNSTLNNPINHAGRFWVNIPEISKKGKHFAYFNAFQDSDGYIRRTKLISRYGNIIVPSLALKTVLTAQNRGIMAVLNQDPNNPNNKMISELTMTNSESGDPVDSIPVDAEGRININYAGPQKMFAYISVNELLNNKEEMIITQRQKGEEKKLTVNKKTYLKDKIIFIGATAVAIYDLRVTPFAENFPGVETHANIAENILQKQYFKNIPDEPIYMLLFIFVFGLILSLGIARTGATYGSVIAIAALIGIYFIDKYTIFSKGIVIAVVFPLLLTVTIYILLTFYKYLTEERKKKELKGTFQKYVSPAVVNEILSHPEKIKLGGRKENMTVMFSDVRGFTTLSEKLDPEILSAFLNRYLTPMTRLVFKNDGTLDKYIGDAIMAFFGAPISDKQHAKKCCITALEMLEKLKEINIEFAKEQLPPLDIGIGINTGDMSVGNMGSDIVRSYTVMGDAVNLASRLEGINKSYGTKIIISEFTYAQVKADFTVRELDWVRVKGKLLPVKIYELVSDMKVDPKTKEAVDLFAQGFEQYHSRNFDSALQSFLQILNKIPDDSPTQLYIERCQEYIQNPPPENWDGVYEFKTK from the coding sequence ATGAAATTTTTGAATTGGATAAAAAATATTTTTACACCATCTGCGTTCAAACTAGGGATCATAGCGACTGCAATTATTTTTTATGTAAGCTACAAGTATTATACAACACCACAACATGAATCTGAAAATAATTCTATTCTTAATATCCTAAATATTTCACATCAAAAGTCCGTTGATATTCGTATGACTAACCGTGGAGAGACTCCGGTTTCAGATCAGATTGCAATTTTAGCAATCGATGAAGATTCTATAGAAAGATTTGGCCGCTGGCCTTGGTCTCGCGATGTCATGGCAAAGATAGTTGATGAATTAAAGAAAAATGAAGTTAAGTCCGTTGGATTCGATATTATTTTTTCTGAAAAAGAAACTGGGAATAATAATGACACTACACTGGCTTCATCTATTGAATCTTTTGCAGACAAAATTGTTCTAGGAATTTATTTTGATCAAAACTATGAGTTTGCTCCTTACCAAATGGGCTGCGCCCAAGCCATTGATGAATCAAGCCCAGAATATCCAAGCCTTGAGAGTCAAGAGAATCCTGTTGTTCCTATTGATCAAATTTCTCAAGAACTTCCATCTTCTATTCAAGAATTTCTAAAAACTGCTATGACAAAGATCAGTGCCGATATTGAAAAAGATAGCACGGGTCTATATCCTCAAGAAATTCGCAAAAAAATATTAGAAACAAAAGAAAAGTTGTGTCTGAATTTCTTGGTAAATGCTCAATCTATCGATTGGATTGAAAAAAACTGGCCCACTTTTCAAATTCAAAATGAAGAATTGAAGGATATCAATGCTAAGACATGGATAGAAAATTACAAAAATTCTACTTTAAACAACCCCATCAACCATGCTGGAAGATTCTGGGTGAATATTCCTGAAATTTCTAAAAAAGGAAAACACTTCGCTTACTTCAACGCATTTCAGGACAGTGATGGTTACATTCGCAGAACAAAACTCATTTCTAGATATGGAAATATCATCGTCCCCAGCTTAGCTCTGAAAACCGTACTCACCGCACAGAACCGAGGAATTATGGCGGTATTGAATCAAGATCCTAATAATCCAAATAACAAAATGATCAGTGAACTCACTATGACAAATTCAGAGTCTGGAGATCCTGTTGATTCCATACCCGTGGATGCAGAAGGTAGAATCAATATCAATTATGCTGGTCCACAAAAGATGTTTGCTTATATCAGCGTGAATGAACTCCTGAACAACAAAGAAGAAATGATTATCACTCAACGCCAAAAAGGCGAAGAAAAAAAACTAACTGTAAATAAAAAAACGTATTTGAAGGACAAGATTATTTTCATTGGCGCCACAGCAGTTGCAATTTATGACTTGAGAGTAACTCCTTTTGCAGAAAACTTTCCCGGAGTTGAAACCCACGCTAACATTGCCGAGAATATCTTACAAAAACAGTACTTTAAAAATATCCCAGATGAACCCATCTACATGCTGCTCTTTATTTTTGTCTTTGGTTTAATTTTAAGTCTTGGCATTGCAAGAACTGGTGCCACCTATGGTTCTGTCATAGCAATTGCTGCTCTTATTGGAATTTATTTTATTGATAAATACACAATATTCTCGAAAGGAATTGTGATTGCAGTTGTCTTTCCTCTTCTCTTAACGGTAACTATTTATATTCTACTCACATTTTACAAATACTTAACTGAAGAAAGAAAAAAGAAAGAATTAAAAGGCACATTTCAAAAGTATGTATCCCCTGCCGTTGTAAATGAAATCCTGTCTCATCCAGAAAAAATTAAGCTGGGTGGACGAAAAGAAAACATGACAGTGATGTTCTCCGATGTGAGAGGCTTTACAACACTCTCTGAAAAATTAGACCCCGAGATCTTAAGTGCCTTCCTCAACAGATATCTCACTCCTATGACAAGACTTGTATTTAAAAACGACGGTACCCTTGATAAATACATTGGTGATGCGATTATGGCTTTCTTTGGGGCACCAATATCTGACAAACAACATGCCAAGAAATGCTGTATAACGGCTCTTGAAATGTTAGAGAAATTAAAAGAGATCAATATAGAATTTGCTAAAGAACAATTGCCTCCATTAGATATCGGAATTGGTATAAACACGGGCGATATGAGCGTAGGTAATATGGGGTCAGACATAGTGAGATCTTATACTGTTATGGGCGATGCCGTAAACTTGGCCTCTCGCTTAGAGGGGATCAATAAAAGTTATGGCACTAAGATCATCATCAGCGAATTCACTTATGCTCAAGTAAAGGCCGATTTTACGGTCAGGGAATTGGACTGGGTTCGCGTTAAGGGCAAGCTTTTGCCAGTAAAGATCTATGAGCTTGTTTCTGACATGAAAGTAGATCCAAAAACCAAAGAAGCCGTAGACCTTTTTGCCCAAGGATTTGAGCAATATCATAGCAGAAATTTCGATTCTGCCCTTCAGAGCTTCCTTCAAATCCTCAATAAAATTCCAGACGACTCTCCCACACAGCTTTATATCGAGCGCTGCCAAGAGTACATACAGAATCCTCCTCCTGAGAACTGGGATGGAGTCTATGAATTTAAGACAAAATAA
- the trmD gene encoding tRNA (guanosine(37)-N1)-methyltransferase TrmD — protein sequence MKRIDIITLFPEMLQSIFSYGVLSQGVKNNILEIHYHNPRDMSTDKHRTVDDRPYGGGEGMVLMAEPLAKTFKNIPKSEKTKFIYLSPQGKKLDSKKSQELSQYDQLIFLCGRYEGVDERFVSLYVDEELSIGDYVLSGGELPCAIAVDSISRFYEGLLGNKGSFEKDTFQGQLVKYPQFTRPPEFEGLKVPEVLTSGNHKLIESFRKKLSVLRTHFKRPDMMFLRSEDPKHAKTSLRELDSAFELYEKLSSEERKILGLPDIST from the coding sequence ATGAAGAGAATTGATATCATCACCTTATTTCCCGAGATGCTCCAGAGTATTTTTTCGTATGGGGTCCTTAGCCAAGGCGTAAAAAATAATATATTAGAAATCCATTATCACAATCCTCGCGATATGAGCACAGACAAGCATCGCACAGTGGATGATCGACCTTATGGTGGCGGTGAGGGAATGGTTTTGATGGCCGAGCCTCTGGCAAAAACTTTTAAAAATATTCCTAAGTCCGAAAAAACTAAATTCATCTATCTTTCTCCACAAGGTAAAAAGTTAGACTCTAAGAAATCTCAGGAACTCTCACAATACGATCAGTTGATTTTTCTCTGCGGAAGATACGAAGGGGTGGATGAAAGATTTGTGAGTCTCTATGTCGACGAAGAGCTCTCTATCGGTGATTATGTCTTGAGTGGCGGAGAGCTTCCATGTGCGATTGCCGTGGACTCCATTAGTCGCTTCTATGAAGGACTTCTGGGTAACAAAGGCTCCTTTGAAAAGGATACTTTCCAGGGTCAATTAGTAAAATATCCTCAATTTACAAGGCCCCCAGAGTTTGAAGGACTTAAGGTTCCCGAGGTTTTGACCTCTGGGAATCACAAACTGATAGAAAGCTTCCGAAAGAAGCTTTCTGTCCTAAGAACTCATTTTAAAAGACCTGACATGATGTTTTTAAGATCTGAAGATCCTAAGCACGCTAAAACCTCCCTTAGGGAGCTCGATTCAGCTTTTGAGCTCTACGAAAAACTCAGTTCCGAAGAGAGAAAAATATTGGGGTTACCTGATATTTCTACGTAA